The genome window TGGACAAACAGTCATTCCAACTACTTCAGCACCAATCATTTTTCTTATTTTAATATTACCATCATCATCTTTTAATGCAACAGCTTTTGCTATAATCTGAGTTGTTTCCTGAGTTTTTCTTTTTGTTACAGGAGATAACTTATTTATTATATATTCACTTCTTGCTTCTGTCTCTGCACATACTGCATACTCATGTTTTTCAAGTAATTTTTTTACAATATTCGCACATATAGTTTCCATATGTACTTCAGATTCATACTCCATTTCATTTACTATTTCAGAGATTACTTCTGGATTTCTTGACATATGTACTCCTTTCTGAGTACTTGGCAAATCCACAAACGCATTAAATGTTGGTAATAAAATAATAGGTCTTTTATCTTCTCTTTTTATTTTTAATAGTTTTTTTACACCTGTAACACCTACCCTAGTTAATGAAATTGGAATAGTAGGTTGTTTATCTTGAGTATCTGGAAATTCTGGAACTAACATTATTTAAATCGCTCCCCTCTATTTTTTTAATAATTTATTAAAACATGAAAATTAATAATTTTTTTTATTATATTGATAATTATAATTTAATATCTTTTTCTTAATATTCATAGATAACTCTTAAAGAAATATGATTTGTAGATATTGAATAAAATATATTCTAAAATAAAAAAGATAATAAAAAAAATAGTAAGAATCTAATGATTCTTATGAAAAAATAACAAGTCTGAGAAATTAACTTTCAAAATTAATCATAGATGAATTTAATTCTTCTTTGACTATGTTAAGTACTGTTTGTGTATATGTTCTAATAACAATTTCTTCTTTTAATAATAATTTAATAAATTTATTTAATTCAAATGTATTTTTAAATTTAGCAACAATAATACCATCAAATTGTCCTGTTACATCATATACTGCTAATAAATTATCTTTAAATTCTTCTTTATCAGCTAAAAAAGCTATTGTTCCACTTTTTATTTCTAAACCTATGATTGCAGTTAATGTATAACCTAATTTCTCATGATCAATTACTGGAACAAACTTATTTATTATACCAGATTTTGTTAGTTTATCAACCCTATTATGAATAGTTCCTACTGAAACTCCTAATTCTCTGGATATTTTCCTATAAGACTTACGTCCATCATCACTTAATAATTCTAATATTTGTTTATCTAAATTATCCATAGATAAAGCCATATTTTCTGGTTCTGCACCATATTCAGTATACATGTCATCCATAGTAATCCCTTTTGATTATCCGTATTTTTTTAAATAAAATTCTAATTTATAGTTTCCTATATTCTATTGAAACTATAGATAACTTATCTTATAATTATCCATATTTATATAGTTTTTGAAAAAAATCAAAAAAATAATTAAATGAATAAATTATTTACAAACATATACTA of Methanosphaera sp. WGK6 contains these proteins:
- the mptA gene encoding GTP cyclohydrolase MptA encodes the protein MLVPEFPDTQDKQPTIPISLTRVGVTGVKKLLKIKREDKRPIILLPTFNAFVDLPSTQKGVHMSRNPEVISEIVNEMEYESEVHMETICANIVKKLLEKHEYAVCAETEARSEYIINKLSPVTKRKTQETTQIIAKAVALKDDDGNIKIRKMIGAEVVGMTVCPCAQESVEKDSKEKLLEFLDEETTEKVLNVVTFASHNQRGIGTILLEVSEQQEVNVDDLITIIQNAMSSPVCEILKRPDENRIVTNAHQNPVFVEDCVRNMAKGLLEKYPDLPDNSTVTIKQVNQESIHQHNAYAEKTASLGELREEIN
- a CDS encoding Lrp/AsnC family transcriptional regulator — translated: MDDMYTEYGAEPENMALSMDNLDKQILELLSDDGRKSYRKISRELGVSVGTIHNRVDKLTKSGIINKFVPVIDHEKLGYTLTAIIGLEIKSGTIAFLADKEEFKDNLLAVYDVTGQFDGIIVAKFKNTFELNKFIKLLLKEEIVIRTYTQTVLNIVKEELNSSMINFES